From a region of the Campylobacter showae genome:
- the ccoG gene encoding cytochrome c oxidase accessory protein CcoG, whose amino-acid sequence MTKEDYKNYFKFASKRYIAYILITCTALVLPFISIGGNQFFLLSFERSELHLLFAKFNVQELFLMPFVLIIFFIFIFFMTNLGGRVWCGWSCPQTIFRAIYRDLIQTKILKIRKSVSNKQTQAEGGAKKALAVAIWSVLAFVAAANFLWFFVPPQDFFAQISNPAEHKILLGAWLVIAAFLIFDVAFLGENFCVYVCPYARVQSVMIDSDSVQVIYDEARGGKIYDGQTKLWKKPPDPQNECTGCEACVKICPTHIDIRKGMQLECINCLECVDACTKTMSGLNLPSLISWTSSNSLKTKQKVRYFRFKTIGYCAIIAIAATALTLMSAKKESMLLNINRTSELYKVNRSGEIENAYVFLFENTDAHAHEFYFDVSADRAKAPIKIERPKTQISLKAGEKKRVVVVLSAPKAAFAGTNEQTTKIEISAYAADNKEKINVKRRTIFAHPSE is encoded by the coding sequence ATGACAAAAGAAGACTATAAAAATTATTTCAAATTTGCTAGCAAACGCTATATCGCCTACATCCTGATTACCTGTACCGCGCTCGTTTTACCATTTATATCTATCGGCGGAAATCAGTTTTTCCTGCTAAGCTTTGAGCGCAGCGAGCTACATCTGCTTTTTGCCAAATTTAACGTCCAAGAGCTATTTTTGATGCCTTTCGTGCTCATCATTTTTTTTATTTTTATATTTTTTATGACGAATTTGGGCGGCCGCGTCTGGTGCGGCTGGAGCTGTCCGCAGACGATATTTCGCGCGATTTACCGCGACCTCATACAAACTAAAATTTTAAAAATTCGCAAAAGCGTTTCAAATAAGCAAACGCAAGCCGAGGGCGGCGCCAAAAAGGCTCTTGCAGTCGCAATCTGGAGCGTTTTAGCCTTTGTCGCGGCGGCGAATTTTCTCTGGTTTTTCGTCCCGCCGCAAGATTTTTTCGCTCAAATTTCAAACCCTGCCGAGCATAAAATTTTACTCGGAGCTTGGCTTGTTATCGCGGCGTTTTTGATATTTGACGTCGCGTTTTTGGGCGAAAATTTTTGCGTTTACGTCTGCCCGTACGCCAGAGTGCAGTCCGTGATGATCGATTCTGACAGCGTGCAGGTGATCTACGACGAGGCGCGCGGCGGTAAAATTTACGACGGGCAAACCAAACTCTGGAAAAAGCCGCCCGATCCACAAAACGAGTGCACCGGCTGCGAAGCCTGCGTGAAAATTTGCCCGACGCACATCGACATTAGAAAAGGCATGCAGCTAGAGTGCATAAACTGCCTAGAGTGCGTGGATGCCTGCACGAAAACAATGTCGGGGCTAAATTTGCCTAGCCTAATTAGCTGGACTAGCTCAAATTCCCTAAAAACCAAGCAAAAAGTGCGGTATTTTCGCTTTAAAACCATCGGCTACTGTGCCATCATCGCTATCGCTGCAACCGCGCTAACGCTAATGAGCGCCAAAAAAGAGAGTATGCTGCTAAATATTAACCGCACAAGCGAGCTATATAAGGTAAATAGAAGCGGCGAAATCGAAAACGCTTACGTATTTTTGTTTGAAAACACCGACGCGCACGCGCATGAGTTTTACTTTGACGTTAGCGCGGACAGAGCTAAAGCGCCGATAAAAATCGAGCGCCCAAAGACTCAAATTTCGTTAAAAGCAGGCGAAAAAAAGAGAGTCGTAGTCGTGCTAAGCGCGCCTAAAGCGGCATTTGCCGGCACAAACGAACAAACAACAAAGATAGAAATCTCAGCCTACGCAGCGGATAACAAAGAAAAAATAAATGTTAAGAGACGGACTATTTTTGCCCATCCAAGCGAGTAA
- the rpsU gene encoding 30S ribosomal protein S21 — MPGIKVHPNESFDEAYRKFKKQTDRNLVVTEVRARRFFEPMTEIRKKQKIAARKKMLKRLYMLRRYESKL; from the coding sequence TTGCCTGGTATTAAGGTACATCCTAACGAGTCTTTTGACGAAGCTTACAGAAAGTTCAAAAAGCAAACCGACAGGAACCTTGTCGTGACTGAAGTTCGCGCAAGACGCTTTTTCGAGCCTATGACCGAGATCCGCAAAAAACAAAAAATCGCGGCTCGCAAGAAAATGCTTAAACGTCTATATATGCTTAGACGCTACGAGTCGAAGCTCTAA
- a CDS encoding TetR/AcrR family transcriptional regulator, with protein MDTKPTKRSAERKEKFIQAGLEIFLENGYENTSLTDIIKKSGGSLASIYKFFENKEGLFRAIVERGFDDFRMQIDEKIDLNLPHKLDDFLTKFAMIFFDIICEKKTTLISRVMMSEGAKNDGLLGKEFLDQILSKIDKILIDFFECEDIRVQLNPCISPYVAAKAFAAVVREPYHYNAILLNEDITLSAEERKEHVKTRIDMFLHGVKKH; from the coding sequence ATGGATACGAAACCGACGAAACGAAGCGCTGAGAGAAAAGAGAAATTCATTCAGGCCGGGCTTGAAATTTTCCTCGAAAACGGCTACGAAAACACGAGTTTAACGGATATCATCAAAAAAAGCGGCGGGTCGCTAGCGAGCATCTACAAATTTTTTGAAAACAAAGAAGGGCTTTTTCGCGCTATCGTAGAGCGCGGATTTGACGACTTTAGAATGCAGATAGACGAAAAAATCGATCTAAATTTGCCGCATAAGCTGGATGATTTTTTAACCAAATTTGCGATGATATTTTTCGACATAATCTGTGAAAAGAAAACCACGCTAATCTCAAGAGTAATGATGAGCGAAGGCGCGAAAAACGACGGCCTTTTAGGTAAAGAGTTTTTGGATCAAATTTTAAGCAAAATCGATAAAATTTTAATCGATTTTTTCGAGTGCGAAGACATAAGAGTCCAACTAAATCCATGTATCTCTCCTTACGTCGCAGCCAAGGCGTTTGCCGCAGTCGTTAGAGAGCCTTATCATTATAATGCTATTTTGCTAAACGAGGACATAACGCTAAGCGCAGAAGAGCGCAAAGAGCATGTAAAAACGCGCATAGATATGTTTTTGCACGGTGTAAAAAAACACTAA